In Flavobacterium sp. N1736, the following are encoded in one genomic region:
- a CDS encoding 2-oxoglutarate dehydrogenase E1 component yields MDRFSFLNAAHTEFFAQLYDQYLVNPDSVEPSWRSFFQGFDFGQTTYNDENPVQRIVEYVTSDNTDYSKVSEKLQKEFNVLKLIDGYRTRGHLFTKTNPVRDRRTSSPTLDIENFGLTTADLSTVFDAAQTIGVGPSTLQDIVIRLKSIYCQHIGIEYMYIRNPGVVKWIQDKLAVNVNQPNFSSEEKKTILNKLNQAVSFENFLHTKYVGQKRFSLEGGESIIPALDALIEQAAEKGVEQFVMGMAHRGRLNVLANIFGKSTQDIFGEFDGKDYDQEYFDGDVKYHLGLTADKKTRSGKNININLAPNPSHLETVGAVIEGITRAKQDKYYADDFSKVLPIAVHGDAAIAGQGILYEIIQMAQLDGYKTGGTIHIVINNQVGFTTNYLDARSSTYCTDVAKVTLSPVLHVNADDAEAVVHAVSFALDYRMQFGRDVFIDLLGYRKYGHNEGDEPRFTQPVLYKIIAKHKNPRDIYAEKLLSDGVIDATYVNGLEKEYKSNMEENLEASRKKDLTIITPFMKNEWNGFVQVTDTQMLQKVDTSFDKKGLDSIINTISTLPSDKKFISKITKIVTDRKSGYDNNTIDWGTAEALAYGSLLTEGFDVRISGQDVERGTFSHRHAVVKVEDSEEEVILLDGIENKKGKFGVFNSLLSEYGVLGFDYGYALANPNALTIWEAQFGDFSNGAQIMIDQYISCGEDKWNNQNGIVLLLPHGYEGQGAEHSSARMERYLQLCARQNMYVADCTTPANFFHLLRRQMKTNFRKPLVVFSPKSLLRDPRCVSTADELATGSFQETIDDNTVDKKAVKTLVFVTGKFYYDIVAERENNGRNDVAVVRIEQLFPLPVEQLKAIIAKYPNADDYVWAQEEPKNMGAYSFMLMNFDLVKWRLASLKAYAAPASGSYTRAKRRHADAIRMVFDKNLFR; encoded by the coding sequence ATGGATAGGTTTTCATTTTTAAATGCAGCGCATACAGAGTTTTTCGCACAATTATATGATCAGTATTTAGTAAATCCAGATAGCGTTGAGCCAAGCTGGAGAAGTTTTTTTCAAGGTTTCGACTTTGGACAAACGACTTATAATGACGAAAATCCAGTTCAACGGATTGTTGAATATGTGACTAGCGACAACACAGATTACAGTAAGGTTTCAGAAAAACTGCAAAAAGAATTTAATGTTCTGAAATTAATTGATGGATACCGCACAAGAGGACATTTGTTTACAAAAACAAACCCTGTTCGTGACCGTAGAACATCATCTCCAACTTTAGACATTGAAAATTTCGGACTGACAACTGCTGATCTTTCAACGGTTTTTGATGCCGCTCAGACTATCGGAGTGGGACCATCTACATTACAAGACATTGTTATTCGTCTTAAATCTATTTACTGTCAGCACATTGGTATTGAATATATGTATATTAGAAATCCTGGCGTTGTAAAATGGATTCAGGATAAATTAGCTGTAAATGTTAATCAGCCAAATTTCTCTTCTGAAGAAAAGAAAACTATCCTAAACAAATTAAATCAAGCTGTTTCTTTCGAAAACTTCTTACATACTAAATATGTTGGTCAAAAAAGATTCTCGCTGGAAGGTGGAGAATCTATCATTCCTGCTTTGGATGCTTTGATCGAGCAAGCTGCTGAAAAAGGTGTTGAACAATTCGTAATGGGAATGGCTCACCGTGGCCGTTTGAACGTTTTGGCAAACATCTTCGGAAAATCAACTCAGGATATTTTTGGTGAGTTTGACGGTAAAGATTACGATCAGGAATATTTTGATGGTGACGTAAAATACCACTTAGGTCTTACTGCCGACAAAAAAACAAGATCAGGAAAAAATATCAATATCAATTTAGCACCAAACCCTTCACACTTAGAAACGGTTGGAGCTGTAATTGAAGGAATCACAAGAGCGAAGCAAGATAAATATTATGCTGATGATTTCTCTAAAGTATTACCTATCGCCGTTCACGGAGATGCTGCAATCGCAGGTCAGGGTATTTTATATGAAATTATTCAGATGGCGCAACTTGACGGTTACAAAACCGGAGGAACGATTCATATCGTAATTAACAACCAGGTTGGTTTTACTACTAACTATTTAGACGCTCGTTCATCTACTTATTGTACAGACGTTGCTAAAGTTACACTTTCGCCGGTATTGCACGTAAATGCTGATGATGCTGAAGCTGTTGTACACGCGGTATCTTTTGCATTAGATTACAGAATGCAATTTGGACGTGATGTATTTATCGATTTATTAGGATACAGAAAATACGGTCATAACGAAGGTGATGAACCTCGTTTTACGCAGCCTGTTTTATATAAAATCATCGCAAAACATAAAAATCCAAGAGATATTTATGCTGAAAAATTATTGTCTGACGGCGTAATCGATGCTACTTATGTAAATGGTTTAGAAAAAGAATACAAATCGAATATGGAGGAGAACTTAGAAGCTTCACGTAAAAAAGATTTGACAATTATAACGCCATTCATGAAAAACGAATGGAACGGATTTGTTCAGGTAACTGATACACAAATGCTTCAAAAAGTAGATACTTCTTTTGACAAAAAAGGATTGGATTCTATCATCAATACAATCTCAACATTACCATCTGACAAGAAATTCATTAGCAAAATAACTAAAATTGTTACGGATAGAAAATCAGGATACGACAATAACACTATCGATTGGGGAACTGCAGAAGCTTTGGCTTACGGATCTCTTTTAACAGAAGGATTTGATGTTCGTATTTCTGGTCAGGACGTAGAGCGTGGTACATTCTCTCACCGTCATGCCGTTGTTAAAGTTGAAGATTCTGAAGAAGAAGTAATTCTATTGGATGGTATCGAAAACAAAAAAGGAAAATTCGGCGTATTCAATTCACTTTTATCTGAGTACGGTGTTCTTGGTTTTGATTATGGATATGCATTGGCAAACCCAAATGCATTAACAATTTGGGAAGCGCAATTTGGAGATTTCTCTAATGGAGCTCAAATCATGATTGACCAATATATTTCATGTGGTGAAGATAAATGGAACAACCAAAATGGTATCGTTTTATTATTGCCTCACGGATATGAAGGACAAGGTGCAGAACACTCTTCTGCAAGAATGGAACGTTACTTACAGCTTTGTGCCAGACAAAATATGTATGTGGCTGATTGTACAACACCAGCGAACTTTTTTCACTTGTTGAGAAGACAAATGAAAACAAATTTCCGTAAACCTTTGGTAGTTTTTTCTCCAAAAAGTTTATTGCGTGATCCAAGATGTGTGTCTACAGCAGATGAATTGGCAACAGGAAGTTTCCAGGAAACAATTGATGATAATACAGTAGACAAAAAAGCTGTAAAAACATTAGTTTTCGTAACTGGTAAATTCTATTATGATATTGTTGCTGAGAGAGAAAACAACGGAAGAAATGATGTTGCAGTTGTTCGTATCGAACAATTGTTCCCATTACCGGTTGAACAATTAAAAGCAATTATTGCAAAATATCCAAACGCTGATGATTATGTTTGGGCACAGGAAGAGCCTAAAAACATGGGGGCTTACAGCTTTATGTTAATGAACTTTGATCTTGTAAAATGGAGATTAGCCTCATTAAAAGCTTACGCTGCTCCGGCATCAGGAAGTTATACACGTGCTAAACGCCGTCATGCAGATGCGATTAGAATGGTTTTCGATAAAAATTTATTCAGATAA